From Balneola sp. MJW-20:
AGATCTTCTGTGAATTCCAATGATTCCACGTCTGTAAACTGGCCGGCCCGGCTGGAAGGGATCAGCTCTCTGTTATAATTATTCTGCAGATCTACTTCCAGAAAACTATTCTGAAAACGGTGATTTCCATATGAATATCCAAGTGATACTCCGGCGTAAAGACTCTTTGCTATCTCCGATGATATAAAAGCTGAATAATTGCCGATCCTTCCACTTTGCCTTCTTATAAAATCCTGGTCCAGACCTCTATAACCTGTGTCCAGTCTGAAGATAGAGGTTAGAGAGGTTGAGGTTTGAGTAACATAGTCTGCTGCAAAAGTTTCAAAAGCGAGGGTTTCAAATCCGCTGCCGGGTTCTGCAAAATAGTCTGTGATACTTGATCTTTGATTGAAAGCTGATGAATTATCAATTCGGTTGTAGATATCGGTTGTTGTATAGCCCGCACCGATAATAAAACTACCCTGATAGGTAGGAGCTTTATATACAAATCCGAATTCTCCTAACCGGAAAGAATTATTCGATTCGGAGGTACTGTTTCCCAGAAAAGTACTCTGCTCATTGATATTATTATTGATCAGAGAAAAGGTAAAATCTGATTCTTTTGCCATACCCATTACAGCAGGGTTCTGCAGAAAAGAACTATATCCGTTATAACTGCTGACAGATGGAAGAACCCCACTTTTAGCTCCATTCGAATAATTTGAGGTGCCCATCTGGTAAGTAAGATAGGAATAATTATTCGGATCAAGACCCAGCTGAGCATTTACCTTTGTAACACTACCGGCAAAAAGGATCAACATTAGCAGAACAAGGAATTTGTAGATTTTTGTCATAACCGGCTCATTGTTTTGAATCATTTTTGATTGTCGAAAGGGCATACTTCTGGCAGGTTCATGTTAAAAGTATAAGCCCCGAAAAAAGGCCAAAACCCGATGTATGTATTATTCCGGTATTTTGGCCTGTATCAGATTTAAAAGATACTGTAATTAGTTTCCGCCACGCTTGGATGAAGAACTTCGGCTGCTGCCTCTGCTTCTTGAAGAAGATGAACCTCTGCTTGAAGAGGACCGACTGCTGCTCCTTACCGAACTGCTTGAACGGCTGCTCGAAGAGCTTCTTCGGACTGATGAAGATCTGCTGCTGCCAGATCTTGTAGAACTGCGAACTCTGCTATTCGATGGAATAGTAGTTCTCACTCTGTTACGAGATGAAGCATTATTGCCAACGGTAGAACGGCTTCTGTTAACCGGAGAAGAAACTCTGCTTCGCTGAGAAACGGAAGAACGACTGCTTCTTTCCTGCTGTAAGAGTGAATTAATTCTACCTCTTAAACTTTGTGAACCATCGCTTACAGAACTTCTGCTTTTGGTTGCTTCACGGCTTCTGAGTGTGTTTCTGGAGGCGGTTGAAGTAGAATTTCTCTTCTTCAGCAGAGCATTAGTTCTGGCTATACGAGCTTGTGTACTCGGACGATATCCTGTACCGGTATCAGGACTAATGGAACTGCTTAGGCTTCCGCCGCCACCTCGCTTACCGGATGATGAACCTGATGATCCGCCGCTTCTGCCGCTTGAACCTGAACTACCAGATGATCCGCCACTTCTGCTTCTTCCCACTCCGGAGCTTCCGGAACTTCCGCTGCTTCTGCTCCTGCCAATTCCTGAACTTCCGGAGCTGCCGCTACCGGAACTTCTGCGACTAATGCTACTGCTTCTGCCTGAAGAGGAAGATCTGTTACGGGATATTCCTGCACGGTTCAGACCAGAGCGTGTTGCAGAGCCTGAGCGGTTTCTGAGAGTGGACGACCTGGATCTTAAATCAGAATTATTTCTTGCATAGATACCTGAGGTTCGTGGATTCTTTCTGTAAAGTTCAGCTCTTGTACGGCCATACTTACGGTTATTATAATAGTTATTAACCACGATGTAGTTATTGTTGAATCCCCAGATCCCACCTCTGTGACCATAAAATCCGTACAGAGGACCATAACCCCACCAGTCATTCAATTCCCAGCCGTAAGCGACTAAGGAATACTGACCGAAAGGTAAGCATGGACTATTACCTGCCCAGTTCACAAATGGAGAGTTTACCATACCCCAGTTATTAAATCCTACACATCCGTTTCCAAATGATGCAAACAGACCTAGTCTGGATGGATTCCGGTATCTGTAGAAAGAATAGATATTTCCGTAATACGGGTAGATATTCCCATAGACTGCATAGGTTGAATGAGCCAGTGCATAATTAAAACGATACTGAAAAGCCCAACGGGTGCCCCAGTAGTTTTCAAATAAAGCCTGGTTATATCCAAAGTCAGCGGTAGTATAAACTCTTCCGGGTGCCCGGTTGCGGAAATCATCCTGGCCGTCAGCGTATCCATAATCATAGCCTTCATCAAAACCATCATCATAACCTTCCCAGTAGACACCCTGAAGGTCATTATCTTCATACCACTGTCTGGTTTCCAAATCCTGATATTGAATACCGGACTGCATGAGATCGGCTTCTGATTCTATAACCTCATTATCAAAATAATCATCCTGATACAGATAGGGTTTTTCTATGGTTGAAGCCTGATAAGCCTGGCCCTCATTAGCTGCTTCATTACCTGACCAGTCATAATAACCGTTCACTTCCTGAGAGCTGGGATAAAACTGGTTATCATCAATACGATCCAGACTAGAAAATTGGGTATAGCATCCGCTAAGTCCGATTCCAAGTATGATCAGTAAATATTGAGTAGCCTTACTTTGGTATTTCATAATATTCTCCGTTGCTTTTATCAGTCTACGGGCTAAAAATGTCATAATTACTTAACATGAACTATAACATGTTAATGTTAGCTCAGATCTCGCCTCTTAGTGACTTGGCAATAACCTCTGCTTTGGAGTTAACATGTAATTTCTTATAAATATTCCGGATATGAGCTCTTACTGTGTCAATTGAAATATCATACCGGTCCGCTATCATTTTATAGCTCAAACCATCTACAAGACCGTTTACGATGTCCTGCTCCCGATTTGTCAGCATTGAATCCGGGTTTTTCTTCGGTTCATCATTGAAATGAGAGATCACCTTCCGGGCGATCTGCGGAGACATCGGAGCTCCTCCTTTCATCAGATTCTCAATTGATTCTTTGATCTCTGGAAGAGAAGTGTGTTTGAGCAAATATCCGGAAGCACCGGCTTTGAGAGAGTCGAATATCTTATGTGAGTCGTGGTAAACGGTAAGCATGATGATCTCAACTTCAGGATACTTGGATTTAATAACTTCCATGCCTTTTATCCCTGACATTCCGGGTAATTGAATATCCATCAAAATTACATCCGGATGCTGATGATCTTCCAGAAACTCCAGCATTTCCTCTACGGAATCCACCGCTACCGGACACTGCATTTGGTCCTGCATATCCAGATATCTCTGAATAAGGTCTCTGATCTTTTTATTGTCTTCGACTATTCCTACGATGGTCATAACAACTCCGTTAGTTCATATTAGTATCACCGGTTACAGTGATCCTGAATCCATTATCAGGATCAATATGTATATCTGCACCTATACGTTTCGCTCGCATTTCCATGTTACGTAAGCCATGCCCGGTCTTTTTAGCACTTTTCCCTTTTGATCCGTTATCATAGATCTCGAGTTCGTAACTACCGTTTTGGTTGTGCATGGTTATTTCAACTTTATCGCCATTTGAATATTTAGCCACATTGTTGACTGCTTCCTTAAAAATAAGATACAGATTCTCTTTGAGTTCAACAGGAAGCTTATTTTCCATCTTCAGATCATCAAAATCATAGGTTACTGCCATATTCTTTGATTCAAGAGTATTAAGCACATAATCCTGCATCCGGTCAGTGAGATCTCCAAGAGTATCATTTCTCGCATCAATTGACCATACGATGTCATCCAGGCTGCTTACGATCCTGCGGCACTGCTTTCCTATCTGCTGAAGAGAGTGTCCGATCTCATCATCCACTTTCCCGGCCTGTAAAAAATCAGACTGCAATGCGATCTCGGTAAGACTGGCTCCTACATCATCATGCAGGTCACTGGCTATTCTTACTCTCATTCGTTCAATATCAATCAGCTTTCTGGCCTTGTAATAGTTATAAAACAGCAGGATAATACTGATCACGGCTATGGCTATGATCGTAAGGAACCACCAGCTTAACCAGAACGGATAAGCTACGGAAAAACGGATCTTTTTAACTTCCTCGCTCCAGTCTCCCTCCGGATTACGGGCCCGGACCTCGAATAAATGTTCACCCGACGGCACCGAGGGATACTTCACAATACGGTTGGTCGTCTGTTGCCAGTCAGGGTCCACTCCACTCATTCTGTACTGATATATGACCTGATCAGGGGCGGTCATATTTATTCCAGAATACTCTATCTCCACGTAATTTTGATCATATTCAAGCGTATTCCCGTTACGGAGCCGATAATTTCTACCGGAAGCGTTGAATGAAATTAAATGAACGATCGGCGGGACCTTTTTACTGAGATAAGAACGCGGATCAAACCTACTCACACCTTCAACAGTACCAAACCAAAGATACCCCTCCCGGTCTTCGAACACGGCCCCGGAATTCAGCTCATCACCGATCAGGCCCTGATCATTAGTTATGAGTTTAAAGGCCTGCTCATTCCCTGACTGAGAAAAATACAGGTTAGCATCAAAGCGGATCACTCCTTTTGTACTTCCCAGCCAGTAATACCCATTCTCTCCTTCATGAATGAAATAAGCTTTTTTATCGGGCATTCCATCATCCTGAGTAATACTCTGAAATCTTTCTCCGTCAAACCAAACAAATCCCCCTGCAGTAGTTGCCCATAATCGGTTTTCGCTGTCTATGTAGATATCAGTTACCGAATTATTGGGTAGTCCCTCAGATATTGTGAAGTTGTCAAAGTTTTCACCATCCCACCTGCTTATGCCACCGTCGAAGGTTGCTATCCAAATATCTCCCGATTCATCTTCGATCACTTTACGAATGCTTGAACTTTCCATACCGTGAGACTCATCATACCTGGTAAATTTACCCTCCTCATAATGCACCAGTCCTTCTTCTTCAAGGCTGATCCAGTAAGAATTATCTGATGCCTCCATGACATTACGCACTTTTCTGAATGGGAACTGATCATCAGCAAAGACCTTAAGAACTCCCTCTTCGTAGGTAGCCAGTCCATCACTCATAGAGATCCACAACACATTCTTTGAGTCAACAAACAGGTTGT
This genomic window contains:
- a CDS encoding response regulator — its product is MTIVGIVEDNKKIRDLIQRYLDMQDQMQCPVAVDSVEEMLEFLEDHQHPDVILMDIQLPGMSGIKGMEVIKSKYPEVEIIMLTVYHDSHKIFDSLKAGASGYLLKHTSLPEIKESIENLMKGGAPMSPQIARKVISHFNDEPKKNPDSMLTNREQDIVNGLVDGLSYKMIADRYDISIDTVRAHIRNIYKKLHVNSKAEVIAKSLRGEI
- a CDS encoding two-component regulator propeller domain-containing protein, producing the protein MKIKLSLSAVLLMILWGNSFAQKYPFRTYSIEQGLTESVVYDIEQDSDGYIWLATSFGLTRYDGVVTTSYFEENGLNNNTLHSVYEDNFGRLWIGSESGVNYWEEDSIQKEPDLDALQSSTILSIFQDSNGALWFGTDGDGVWNYSNGRLIQYTTVNGLSNNRVRAITEDDKGTLYFATRGGLTSLNDGSFRVYTMNDGLPEDRLRDVVFAGNGKVLIGSRNGLVIFQDGVTEIINESEGLLSANIWAIETTSEGGIWLGAEGGVSFYQDGKVQNYTTEQGLSNNIVTSVMSDREGNMWFGTNGGGASIFFGNYFSNYDTDMGLPNNVVLTITGDKEGRIWFGMYGGGITALIDGEFNDLNINSALPDNKIYNLFVDSKNVLWISMSDGLATYEEGVLKVFADDQFPFRKVRNVMEASDNSYWISLEEEGLVHYEEGKFTRYDESHGMESSSIRKVIEDESGDIWIATFDGGISRWDGENFDNFTISEGLPNNSVTDIYIDSENRLWATTAGGFVWFDGERFQSITQDDGMPDKKAYFIHEGENGYYWLGSTKGVIRFDANLYFSQSGNEQAFKLITNDQGLIGDELNSGAVFEDREGYLWFGTVEGVSRFDPRSYLSKKVPPIVHLISFNASGRNYRLRNGNTLEYDQNYVEIEYSGINMTAPDQVIYQYRMSGVDPDWQQTTNRIVKYPSVPSGEHLFEVRARNPEGDWSEEVKKIRFSVAYPFWLSWWFLTIIAIAVISIILLFYNYYKARKLIDIERMRVRIASDLHDDVGASLTEIALQSDFLQAGKVDDEIGHSLQQIGKQCRRIVSSLDDIVWSIDARNDTLGDLTDRMQDYVLNTLESKNMAVTYDFDDLKMENKLPVELKENLYLIFKEAVNNVAKYSNGDKVEITMHNQNGSYELEIYDNGSKGKSAKKTGHGLRNMEMRAKRIGADIHIDPDNGFRITVTGDTNMN